One Spinacia oleracea cultivar Varoflay chromosome 4, BTI_SOV_V1, whole genome shotgun sequence DNA segment encodes these proteins:
- the LOC110789308 gene encoding rop guanine nucleotide exchange factor 1, which yields MASVSSEDDGYDQQSERGAGSYCLSADVSESESSSSFSLLRFDPDAAPSTSASSPALRHPGNFNFAATHFAFPVISGRDAVLWDDIKPPKSDDSDLSEVELMKERFAKLLLGEDMSGGGKGVCTALAISNAITNLAATVFGELWRLEPLAMQRKKMWCREMEWLLCVSDSIVELVPSVQEFPGGGTFEVMATRPRSDLYVNLPALKKLDAMLLSMLEGFKETEFWYADRESDDRDPLKTAVSNGRPSVRQEDKWWLPCPKVPPRGLSEEARKRLQQCRDCTNQILKAAMAINTSVIAEMEIPCVYLESLPKNGKDCLGEIIYRYVTAELFTPECLLDCLDLSSEHHILEVANRIEASVHVWRLKDQKRLAGHSRSKRATWGGKVKGLVTDNDKNQILARRAETLLRCLKLRFPVLPQTALDMSKIQFNKDVGQAILESYSRVLESLAFNIMARIDDLLFVDDAVKQSASESKSLFCRGFGGLPIQKRMSPSPFSIQHTPYGSPFATPSFCFSPAAGSPGRSLSTLSKMNLKAAEDDLKPGKTLSEEFERVWAHPGNLSARKASGDAPERD from the exons ATGGCAAGTGTTTCTTCCGAAGATGACGGCTACGACCAACAGAGCGAAAGAGGTGCTGGAAGCTACTGCTTGAGTGCCGATGTCAGTGAATCAGAAAGTTCTAGTAGTTTCTCTCTTCTCCGTTTTGACCCTGACGCCGCCCCTTCTACCTCCGCCTCTTCTCCCGCTCTTAGACATCCCGGTAACTTTAACTTCGCCGCTACTCACTTCGCTTTTCCGGTTATCTCTGGCCGAGACGCTGTTCTCTGGGATGACATTAAACCCCCTAAATCCGACGACTCTGATTTATCTG AAGTAGAATTGATGAAGGAAAGATTTGCGAAGTTGTTactgggtgaagacatgtctgGTGGTGGAAAGGGTGTTTGCACTGCTCTTGCAATCTCAAACGCAATTACCAATCTTGCTG CTACTGTTTTTGGGGAGTTATGGAGATTAGAGCCGTTGGCGATGCAGAGGAAGAAGATGTGGTGCAGAGAAATGGAGTGGTTATTATGTGTCAGTGACTCGATCGTTGAACTAGTCCCATCAGTTCAGGAGTTTCCTGGTGGAGGCACATTTGAGGTGATGGCAACGAGGCCAAGGTCAGATTTGTATGTAAATCTGCCTGCCCTTAAGAAGCTGGATGCAATGTTGCTTAGTATGCTTGAAGGGTTTAAGGAGACTGAGTTTTGGTATGCTGACCGAGAGAGTGATGATCGGGATCCTCTTAAAACAGCGGTGTCTAATGGTCGGCCATCTGTTCGGCAGGAGGACAAGTGGTGGTTGCCGTGTCCGAAAGTCCCGCCTCGTGGCTTGTCTGAGGAGGCCAGGAAGAGGTTGCAGCAATGTAGGGATTGTACTAACCAGATTCTCAAGGCAGCTATGGCTATTAATACTAGTGTCATTGCTGAAATGGAGATTCCTTGTGTTTATTTGGAGTCCTTGCCTAAG AACGGAAAAGATTGTCTAGGAGAGATCATCTATCGCTATGTAACTGCGGAGCTGTTCACACCTGAATGTTTGCTTGATTGCCTTGACTTGTCTTCGGAACATCATATTCTTGAAGTTGCAAATAGGATCGAAGCATCGGTTCATGTCTGGAGATTAAAAGATCAGAAAAGACTTGCAGGTCACTCTAGAAGTAAACGAGCAACCTGGGGAGGCAAAGTCAAAGGCCTTGTAACTGACAATGACAAGAATCAAATTCTCGCACGACGTGCTGAAACTCTCTTGAGGTGCCTGAAGCTTCGGTTCCCTGTACTTCCACAAACAGCTCTTGATATGAGCAAGATTCAATTTAACAAG GATGTTGGGCAAGCAATACTAGAAAGCTACTCAAGAGTATTAGAGAGCTTGGCATTTAACATAATGGCTAGAATAGATGATTTATTATTTGTGGATGACGCTGTCAAACAGTCAGCTTCAGAATCCAAATCGCTTTTCTGCAGAGGCTTTGGTGGTCTCCCGATCCAAAAACGGATGTCGCCTAGCCCCTTCTCTATTCAGCACACTCCTTATGGCTCACCGTTTGCAACCCCAAGCTTCTGTTTCTCCCCTGCTGCTGGTAGTCCTGGAAGATCACTGTCCACCCTCAGCAAAATGAACCTTAAAGCAGCAGAAGACGACCTGAAACCTGGAAAAACACTATCAGAAGAGTTTGAGAGGGTCTGGGCACATCCCGGGAATCTGAGCGCGAGGAAAGCATCCGGAGATGCTCCTGAGAGAGACTGA